The Astyanax mexicanus isolate ESR-SI-001 chromosome 7, AstMex3_surface, whole genome shotgun sequence genome has a window encoding:
- the eif4eb gene encoding eukaryotic translation initiation factor 4eb, whose protein sequence is MRPVCEPAACKMATAEPEVISNLTKSEEENSEETGQEIVSPDCYIKHPLQNRWSLWFFKNDKSKTWQANLRLISKFDTVEDFWALYNHIQLSSNLMSGCDYSLFKDGIEPMWEDERNKKGGRWLITLNKQQRKLDLDRFWLETLLCLIGEAFDDYSDDVCGAVVNVRTKGDKIAVWTTDYENRDGITHIGRVYKERLGIPMKMTIGYQSHADTATKSGSTTKNKFVV, encoded by the exons ATGAGGCCTGTGTGTGAACCAGCAGCATGTAAAATGGCGACTGCGGAGCCG GAAGTCATCTCGAATCTAACTAAGAGTGAAGAGGAGAACTCTGAGGAGACAGGCCAGGAGATTGTCAGCCCTGATTGCTATATCAAACATCCACTACAGAACAG ATGGTCTTTATGGTTCTTCAAAAACGACAAGAGCAAAACATGGCAAGCAAACCTGCGGCTGATTTCTAAGTTTGACACAGTAGAGGATTTTTGGGC GCTTTATAATCACATTCAGCTCTCCAGTAATTTGATGTCTGGTTGTGACTACTCACTGTTTAAG GATGGTATTGAGCCAATGTGGGAGGATGAAAGGAATAAGAAAGGAGGCCGCTGGCTAATCACACTCAACAAGCAGCAGAGGAAACTTGACCTGGACCGTTTTTGGCTGGAGACT CTGCTTTGCCTCATAGGAGAGGCCTTCGATGACTACAGCGATGATGTGTGTGGTGCTGTAGTCAATGTCCGAACAAAAGGAGACAAAATTGCTGTCTGGACAACTGACTATGAGAACAGAGATGGTATAACGCACATAGG GAGGGTGTATAAGGAGCGATTAGGCATCCCTATGAAAATGACCATTGGCTATCAGTCTCACGCAGACACAGCCACTAAGAGTGGCTCAACTACCAAGAACAAGTTTGTGGTCTGA
- the fam241a gene encoding uncharacterized protein FAM241A, with product MEKPRIPSEAPVTVVNDTAGIQRRGLLEAAGPRRSPYSGCVSEQNYLRARARPPGHSNREPEPQASAAPAPDAAQVDDCERLGTLFGELNKCLRGIGFTQLYFGEKIVEPVVVLLFWALLWFLGIQALGLVGTLCIVIIYIQK from the exons atggagaaaccCAGGATTCCCAGTGAAGCTCCTGTGACTGTTGTTAATGACACCGCCGGGATTCAGCGCCGCGGTCTGCTGGAGGCGGCGGGTCCGCGCAGGTCCCCGTACAGCGGCTGTGTCTCCGAGCAG AATTACCTACGGGCTAGAGCGCGACCCCCAGGCCACTCCAACCGTGAACCGGAGCCTCAAGCTTCAGCAGCTCCTGCCCCAGATGCAGCGCAGGTGGACGACTGCGAGAGGCTGGGCACTCTCTTTGGAGAGCTGAATAAGTGTCTGCGAGGCATCGGCTTCACTCAGCTCTACTTTGGGGAGAAGATAGTAGAGCCTGTGGTGGTCCTGCTGTTTTGGGCTCTCCTCTGGTTCCTTGGCATCCAGGCCCTTGGCCTTGTGGGAACTCTGTGCATTGTCATCATCTACATTCAGAAGTAG